The following coding sequences are from one Triticum aestivum cultivar Chinese Spring chromosome 5A, IWGSC CS RefSeq v2.1, whole genome shotgun sequence window:
- the LOC123106817 gene encoding purple acid phosphatase 22-like produces the protein MCAAFRVAVALTRVLYHAAAGSVLGVARVLFAAANERCLRCVNQAALGRSVTGTFYGDLLVGAMAHSWRLLMQGLTSLVFLCARADEYVRPPPSPLVLTAHDKPAAHPQQVHISTVGSNSMRISWVTDDRNAPSVVEYGKSRGNYTVSTTGNHATYRYFFYKSGAIHHVTIGPLAASTTYHYRCGKAGDEFTLRTPPASLPIELVVIGDLGQTGWTASTLSHIGGADYDMLLLPGDLSYADTQQPLWDSFGRLVQPLASARPWMVTEGNHEVEALPVVGFAPFVAYNARWRMPHEESGSASNLYYSLDVAGGAAHVVMLGSYTEFEQGSEQYAWLERDLAGVDRRKTPWLLVLLHAPWYNTNQAHQGEGEAMRAAMERLLYEARVDVVFSGHVHAYERFTRIYDNEADSRGPMYITIGDGGNREGLALKFHKDHRSAHLSVFREASFGHGRLRIVNETSAVWTWHRNDDEYATVRDKVWLESLATPKLSTATAGRQDDEL, from the exons ATGTGCGCGGCATTCCGCGTGGCCGTTGCGCTCACCCGCGTTTTATACCACGCCGCGGCCGGCAGCGTCCTCGGCGTGGCCAGGGTCCTCTTCGCGGCGGCCAACGAGCGGTGCCTTCGTTGCGTGAACCAGGCGGCGCTCGGGCGCAGCGTCACCGGCACCTTCTACGGGGACTTGTTGGTGGGAGCCATGGCGCACTCGTGGAGGCTGCTCATGCAGGGGCTCACGTCGCTGGTGTTTCTCTGCGCGCGCGCCGACGAGtacgtccggccgccgccgagccCGCTCGTGCTGACGGCGCACGACAAGCCGGCGGCTCATCCTCAG CAG GTGCATATTTCAACTGTCGGAAGCAACAGCATGCGGATTTCATGGGTCACTGACGACCGGAACGCGCCGTCGGTGGTGGAGTACGGCAAATCTCGCGGCAACTACACGGTGTCCACGACCGGCAATCACGCGACGTACCGCTACTTCTTCTACAAGTCCGGCGCGATCCACCACGTGACGATCGGCCCGCTGGCGGCCAGCACGACCTACCACTACCGGTGCGGCAAGGCCGGCGACGAGTTCACCCTCAGGACCCCACCGGCGTCCCTCCCGATCGAGCTCGTCGTCATCGGCGACCTCGGCCAGACAGGCTGGACCGCGTCGACGCTGTCGCACATCGGCGGCGCGGACTACGACATGCTGCTGCTCCCTGGCGACCTGTCGTACGCGGACACGCAGCAGCCGCTGTGGGACTCGTTCGGGCGGCTGGTGCAGCCGCTGGCGAGCGCGCGGCCGTGGATGGTGACGGAGGGCAACCACGAGGTGGAGGCGCTCCCCGTCGTGGGCTTCGCGCCCTTCGTCGCGTACAACGCGCGGTGGCGCATGCCGCACGAGGAGAGCGGCTCCGCCTCCAACCTCTACTACTCCTTGGACGTGGCCGGCGGCGCGGCGCACGTCGTGATGCTGGGCTCCTACACGGAGTTCGAGCAAGGGTCGGAGCAGTACGCGTGGCTGGAGCGGGACCTCGCCGGCGTGGACCGGCGGAAGACGCCGTGGCTGCTGGTGCTGCTGCACGCGCCGTGGTACAACACCAACCAGGCGCACCAGGGGGAGGGCGAGGCGATGCGCGCCGCCATGGAGAGGCTCCTCTACGAGGCCCGCGTCGACGTCGTCTTCTCCGGACACGTTCACGCCTACGAGCGATTC ACAAGGATCTACGACAACGAGGCCGACAGCCGGGGCCCGATGTACATCACCATTGGCGACGGCGGCAACAGGGAAGGGCTTGCTCTCAA GTTCCACAAGGATCACAGGTCAGCGCACCTGTCGGTGTTCCGGGaggcgagcttcgggcacggtcGGCTGAGAATCGTCAACGAGACGAGCGCCGTTTGGACATGGCACCGCAACGACGACGAATACGCCACCGTCCGCGACAAGGTCTGGCTGGAGAGCTTGGCTACTCCAAAGCTGTCCACGGCAACCGCCGGTCGTCAGGACGACGAGTTGTAG